One Spinacia oleracea cultivar Varoflay chromosome 4, BTI_SOV_V1, whole genome shotgun sequence DNA segment encodes these proteins:
- the LOC110784245 gene encoding molybdenum cofactor sulfurase, with protein MEMDKEQFLEEFGKDYGYPDGPKSIDEIRATGFKRLDTVYLDHAGATLYSELQMEAIFKDLTSNVYGNPHSQSDSSLATSEIIRECRQQVLDYFNASAKEYKCIFTSGATSALKIVGEAFPWSSQSHFMYTMENHNSVIGIREYALNHGSVALAVDVEERVDQDTSSTDKRTLFKVSQHTIQRRNDSRNMEDDSSGNACHLFAFPSECNFSGVRFNLDLIRAVKEQSEDTFKDTILTKGRWLVLIDAAKGCATEPPDLSKYPADFVVLSFYKIFGYPTGLGALIVRNEAAKLLKKTYFSGGTVAASIADVDFVKHRDGIEESFEDGTTSFLSIASIRHGFKVMNTHTISSISRHTSSLTTYLKRVLSNLKHENGADVCTIYGDNSMISMKKGSIVSFNLKRPDGSWYGYREVEKLASLSGIQLRTGCFCNPGACAKYLGLSHLELLSNVEAGHVCWDDFDVVNGKPTGAVRVSFGYMSTFEEAKKLVDFIISSFVVLPTPMRCRSLLHGSDIFLFKDSEKKENATGLYLKSITVYPVKSCAGFDVDNWPLRKTGLLHDREWLIRSPSGDILTQKKAPDMSLISTSIDLNQGILFVESPRCKTKLQILLKSASYCCEREEIELHGHRYAVQCYNQEVNSWFSNAIARPCILWRASASNCFLKKQGIAGTCRDVESSLNFVNEAQFLLISEASVVDLNDRLKSKTSQVDRAPIIQVSAMRFRPNLVISGGEPYAEDLWRGVRIGSKYFASLGGCNRCQMINFDHQSEQVHKTSEPLATLASYRRVKGRILFGLLLRVEKCSLENEELDSWLAVGEDVYPDIR; from the exons GCTACTTTGTATTCTGAGCTACAAATGGAAGCAATTTTCAAGGACCTTACTTCTAATGTTTATGGAAATCCAC ACAGCCAAAGTGACTCCAGCTTGGCTACTTCTGAAATCATAAGAGAGTGTCGTCAGCAG GTTCTAGACTATTTTAATGCTTCTGCAAAAGAATACAAGTGCATTTTCACTTCTGGAGCGACATCTGCTTTAAAGATTGTTGGAGAGGCCTTTCCTTGGAGCAGTCAGAGTCACTTCATGTACACAATGGAGAACCACAATAGCGTCATTGGGATAAGAGA GTATGCGTTGAACCATGGATCTGTAGCTCTTGCGGTAGATGTAGAGGAACGTGTAGATCAGGATACATCTTCGACTGACAAGAGAACTTTGTTTAAAGTATCGCAACATACTATACAGAGGAGGAATGACAGTAGAAACATGGAAGACGATTCCTCAG GCAATGCATGTCATTTGTTTGCTTTTCCATCAGAATGCAATTTTTCGGGCGTGAGGTTCAACCTTGATCTTATAAGAGCTGTCAAGGAGCAATCAGAGGACACGTTTAAAGATACAATCCTGACCAA GGGTCGCTGGCTTGTCTTGATAGATGCTGCCAAAGGATGTGCAACAGAACCACCCGATTTATCGAAATATCCTGCTGATTTTGTTGTTCTATCATTCTATAAG ATATTTGGCTATCCAACTGGGCTTGGTGCTCTCATTGTCCGAAATG AAGCTGCAAAGTTGCTGAAGAAGACTTACTTTAGTGGGG GAACTGTAGCGGCATCAATTGCTGATGTGGACTTTGTCAAGCACAGAGATGGAATTGAGGAATCTTTTGAGGATGGAACTACATCTTTCTTAAGTATTGCTTCCATTCGTCATGGCTTCAAAGTAATGAACACTCATACTATTTCCTCCATCTCCCG GCACACTTCATCTCTGACAACATATTTGAAGAGAGTACTCTCCAACTTGAAGCATGAAAATGGAGCAGATGTGTGTACAATTTATGGAGATAACAGCATG ATATCTATGAAGAAGGGCTCTATAGTTTCATTCAACTTAAAACGCCCAGATGGTTCTTGGTATGGATATCGAGAGGTGGAGAAATTGGCTTCTCTATCTGGAATTCAGCTGCGG ACAGGATGTTTTTGTAATCCTGGTGCCTGTGCAAAGTACCTTGGCCTTTCTCACTTGGAGCTCCTTTCAAATGTTGAG GCTGGTCATGTCTGCTGGGATGATTTTGACGTTGTAAATGGAAAGCCAACAGGAGCTGTTAGAGTGTCTTTTGGCTACATGTCAACATTTGAGGAGGCTAAG AAACTAGTTGATTTTATAATAAGTTCCTTTGTGGTACTGCCTACCCCAATGAGATGTAGAAGCCTGCTACATGGGTCTGACATTTTCTTGTTCAAAG ATTCAGAGAAAAAGGAGAATGCCACGGGTTTGTATTTGAAGTCCATCACTGTTTATCCAGTAAAATCTTGCGCAGGATTTGATGTGGATAATTGGCCTTTGAGAAAAACAG GACTGCTACATGACCGTGAATGGCTTATAAGAAGTCCAAGTGGGGATATTCTTACTCAGAAAAAG GCCCCAGATATGAGTCTTATAAGTACATCTATAGACCTGAATCAAGGTATCCTGTTTGTTGAATCACCACGTTGCAAAACGAAACTCCAGATTCTCCTGAAATCAGCATCATATTGTTGTGAAAGAGAAGAGATAGAGTTGCATGGCCACAg ATATGCAGTGCAGTGTTATAACCAGGAAGTCAACAGCTGGTTTAGTAATGCTATTGCACGTCCATGCATTCTCTGGAGAGCCTCAGCTTcaaattgttttttaaaaaaacagggTATTGCAGGCACGTGCAGGGATGTCGAGAGTTCATTAAATTTTGTCAATGAAGCCCAATTCTTGCTAATATCGGAAGCAAGTGTTGTGGATCTCAATGATAGATTAAAGTCAA AAACATCTCAAGTTGACCGAGCACCAATTATTCAGGTTTCTGCAATGAGATTCCGCCCCAACCTTGTCATATCTGGAGGAGAGCCATATGCTGAAGATCTATGGAGAGGAGTTCGAATTGGGAGCAAGTATTTTGCA TCATTGGGAGGATGCAATCGATGCCAGATGATCAACTTTGATCACCAATCAGAACAAGTGCATAAAACAAGCGAACCTTTGGCAACTTTAGCGTCATATAGGCGGGTGAAG GGAAGGATTTTGTTTGGATTACTGCTGCGAGTTGAGAAATGCAGTCTGGAAAATGAGGAGTTGGATTCATGGCTAGCAGTTGGGGAAGATGTATATCCAGATATAAGGTAG